TTCGTCGGCTACTACCCCAAGTTCTGGGCCTACATGACCGGCATCTTCTACCCGACCTTCTGGGTGTATGCGGCCCTCTTCTTCCTGGAGACCTTCACGGTCTACCTCTGGTACTACGGCTGGGAGTGGCTCTCTGGATCCCGGAAGTGGATCCACGTCTCGCTCGGGGTGCTCTCGAACCTCTTCGGCACGGCGATCCTCTTCGTCTCCAACGCCTGGGTCACCTTCATGGTCTCCCCCGGGGGGATCGACGAGGCCGGCAACCTCAGGTCGCTCTGGGGCGCGATCTACAACTTCACCTGGATGCCGCTCAACATCCACCGGCTGATCGCCAACATCGTCTTCGGCGGCACGATCGCCGGCGCGTACGCGGCCTTCCGGTTCCTCTCGGCCAAGACTGACGACGAGCGCGCCCGCTACGACTGGATGGGCTACGTCGGCAACTTCGTCGCGATCTCCGCGCTGATGGTGCTCCCCTTCGCGGTCTACTGGCTGGGGCGTGAGATCTACGCCTTCAACCAGACCATGGGGATCACCATGATGGGCGGCTTCATGTCCTGGCTCTGGGTCATCCAGGCCATCCTGATCGGTGTCCTCTTCATCGGCTCCAACTACTACCTCTGGCTCGGCATGGAGCGGATCCCGGGCTCCGAGCGCTACCGGCGCTACATCCCGTACATGATCATGATCCTGGCGGCCGGGTTCATCGTGTGGGCCACTCCCCGCAGCATCCCGATGACGCCGACGGAGCTCCGCGCCATGGGCGGGACCCACCACCCGGTCCTGGGCGTCCTCGGCGTGATGTCGGCCAAGAACACGGCCGTCAACCTGATGATCCTGACGACCTTCCTCTCCTACCTGCTCTACCGGCGGGCCAACAAGCTATCGGTGAAGCCATGGGCCGGGATGGGCATGACGGCGCAGTGGGGGATCTTCGGCCTCGCCGCGGCCGTCGTGACCTTCTACGGCGTGTACGGTTACTTCGTGGAGTCCATCGTCCGGATCGGGTTCTCCGTCTACCAGGTGCTGTCGGTGCTGGCGGCCATCGTGCTCGTCATGGCGATCGACATTCCGATGTTCAGGGGCGCCCGCTCCACCGGCGCCATCCGCTGGGGGCAGATCGCGCCCCGCTCGCAGTACGTCCTGATCCTCCTGGCCGTCTCCTTCGCCTGGCTCATGGGGCTCATGGGCTTCGCGCGCTCGGGCATCCGCCAGCACTGGCACGTCTACGGGGTGATGCGGGATACCTCCCCCGACGCGGTCACGCCCGCGCTCGGCTACGCGGCCAACATGATCACGGTCGTCACGGCGGTCTTCTTCGCCCTCGTCCTTTTCATCTTCTGGCTCGGCGGGCTGGGGGAGCGGGGAAGGGCGGACGCCCACGCTGCCGCCCCGGTGCTCGCGGGCGGCTCCAACGCGAAGTGACGCGGGTCCCGGTTCTGGTCAAGGTCGGCATGTTCGCCTTGGCGGTGATGGGGGCGTACAGCTACTACGCCAACTCCATCCCCCAGATCCAGTCCAAGCCCCCCGAGGAGCTCTCGCTCGAAGGGGGGAATGTGACTCCCGAGCAACTCGTCAAAGCGGGCGAGGAGATCTTCAAGGGCAAGGGGACCTGCGAGGTCTGCCACCGCGTCGGCCAGAAGGGAACGCGGGCCCCCGACCTGGCCGGCATCGGCGCGACGGCCGCCAAGCGGAAGCCCGGGGCGGGCGCGAAGGCGTATCTGCTCGAGTCGTTACTCGACCCCGGCGCCTACCTGGTCGAGGGCTACCCGAACATCATGCCGAAGGTGGACCGGGCACCGATCGGTCTGAACCGCTCCGAGCTCTGGGCGGTCGTGGCGTTCCTCGAGTCCCTCGGAGGGACGGTGGGCGTGAAGCTCGACGATATTCCCAAGACCGCGGGGGCCATCCCCGCGGGTGGAGGAGCGCCGGTGGCAGAGATGAAGCTCCCCGGTGATCCGAAGGCGGGCCAGGCGGTGTTCATGGGGAAGGGCGCGTGCATCGCCTGCCACAAGGCGGGCGCCGTCGGGGCCTCGCCCGTCGGGCCCGACCTCTCCCAGATCGCCAAGATCCAGACCCCCGAGTACATCATGGCGAAGATCCTGAACCCCGGCGGGATGGGGACTGTCGCCGGCTACCCGCCCAACGTGATGCCGCCCACCCTCGGCCAGACGCTCACCGCGAAGGAATACGTGGACCTCGTCTCGTTCCTCCTCACGCTCAAGGGCGAGGGCGGCGCCCCGTCAGCCGCGGTGAAGAAATAAGGAGGGTGTGCGTGACGCACTGGAAGCGTCGGCGCGCGCTCGGGGTGCCCGCCCGGGCGAATCCGACGAGCCGTAGCGGGCGGCGAAGCGCAGGATGCCGGAGCGCGCCGAGCGGCCGAACGGAGTTGGCCGCGAGGACTGCCCCCCGCCGCGGGGGGATGGGGGGGCCAGCGGAGGCGTCCGAGCCGGGTACCCACGCCGAAGGCGTGGGTGCGCCCGTCGAGGCGAGGAGGCCTGAGCCAGGGAGGGCACCCCGGCGCGCGGCGCTCGTCGTATGAACTTGCTCCGGTCGAAGTTCTTCCAGGCGGCGCTCGTTCTGGTCGCCACGTTCGTCCTCTTCAGGTTCGGGATCCGGCCGCCGGCCCCGTGGAGCGTGGTCACGCTCTACATGGCGATCGTGCTTATCGCGGTCCTCGTGTACGTCTCCTCGGACTCGGACTCCTGGCGGGCCTTCCTGGCCCCCATCCGCTCCACCCTCGTGGAGGACTCGAAGCGACCGATCCGGATCGCGCTGATGGTTGTCCTCCCGCTGCTGCTCGGCTACTACGCGTACACTCAGGCGGCGGCCAGGATCGAGGCCCCCGCCGAACTCCGCGCTGTCCACCCAGCGCCGCCTGCCTCAATCGCGTTCCGGGGCAAGACCATTGACATCCAGGGGCTGGACAACCCCCTTCGCAAGGACGCGGCCAATTTCAAGACACACGTGGCCGAGGGTGCGGTGATCTACATCAAGAACTGCATGTACTGCCATGGCGACAACCTCGACGGGGCGGGCCACTTCGCCCACGCCTTCAACCCGCCGCCGGCGAACTTCACCGATCCCGGCACCATCGCGATGCTCCAGGAGGCGTTTCTCTTCTGGCGGATCGCCAAGGGCGGGCCGGGTCTGCCGAGGGAGTCCACGCCCTGGAACTCGGTCATGCCCGCCTGGGAGGACCGGCTGACGGAGGAAGAGATCTGGAAGGTGATCATGTACCTCTACGACGCGACGGGTTACCAGCCGAGGCGCTGGGAGGAGGGAGCCCACAAGCACTCGCAGGCCGAAGCGACCATTGCCTTCGCCCGTTTCCCCGGCTTCGGGCTCTGGCCCCTCAGCCGGGCGGAGGCCCAGCAGGCCGGCGACCCCGCGGCGGGCAAGGCGCTGTACGAGAAGAAGTGTGCCCTTTGCCACGGTGACGAGGGGAAGGGGGATGGCCCGGCCGCACCGCTCCTCGATCCCAGGCCCCGCGACTTCACCAAGGGGAAGTACAAGATCCGCACGACCGCGTCGGGAAGGGTGCCGACGGACGCGGATCTGTTCCGCATCATCGGCGAGGGCATGCCCGGCACCTCCATGCCAGCCTGGAAGGTGCTTCCCGACAAGGACCGGTGGAACCTGGTGGCCTACCTGAAGGCCCTGGGGCCGGAGGCCTTCAAGGAGGCCCCCAAGCCGGCGGAGCTCCCGAAGGAGGTCTCGTCATCCAAGGAGTCGATCGCCCGGGGGAAGGAGATGTTCGAGGCTATCGAGTGCAACAAGTGCCACGGCAACGCCGGGCGCGGCGACGGCCCGTCGGCCCCCGAGCTGAAGGACGACTGGGACCACAAGGTGAGGCCCGCCAACCTGACGAAGGCCTGGACCTTCCGCGGCGGGACGACCGCCAAGGAGATCGCCGCGCGCTTGGTGACGGGGCTCATGGGCACGCCGATGCCGTCCTTCATCGACAGCGTCGAGAAGCCGGAGGACGTCTGGCACCTGGCCAACTACGTGAAGTCCCTCGGCCCTGAGAAACCCGATTTCGCGACGATCCTCCCGGTTCGGGCGGTCCAGGGCGAGATCCCTGACGATCCCGCCGCCCCGTTCTGGGCCGCCGAGGCGCCTGCCAACTTCCCGCTGGCAGGCCAGGTAATCGTGGACCCGCGCAACTTCAATCCCTCCATCGACATGCTCACGGTTCGCGCGGTCTACTCCGACACCGAGATCGCCTTCCACCTGACCTGGGATGATCCC
The window above is part of the Candidatus Rokuibacteriota bacterium genome. Proteins encoded here:
- a CDS encoding cytochrome ubiquinol oxidase subunit I; amino-acid sequence: MTDRAAAHRRVACSSLLFLALVALLACAPPALAQEGGKEVAYRAFPVIGSRLAVWAVAQLHLNFAAFILGVPIFAVIIEIMGWRTGEGRYDWLAHEFVKLTFAAFSTTALLGAFLLFLFVGYYPKFWAYMTGIFYPTFWVYAALFFLETFTVYLWYYGWEWLSGSRKWIHVSLGVLSNLFGTAILFVSNAWVTFMVSPGGIDEAGNLRSLWGAIYNFTWMPLNIHRLIANIVFGGTIAGAYAAFRFLSAKTDDERARYDWMGYVGNFVAISALMVLPFAVYWLGREIYAFNQTMGITMMGGFMSWLWVIQAILIGVLFIGSNYYLWLGMERIPGSERYRRYIPYMIMILAAGFIVWATPRSIPMTPTELRAMGGTHHPVLGVLGVMSAKNTAVNLMILTTFLSYLLYRRANKLSVKPWAGMGMTAQWGIFGLAAAVVTFYGVYGYFVESIVRIGFSVYQVLSVLAAIVLVMAIDIPMFRGARSTGAIRWGQIAPRSQYVLILLAVSFAWLMGLMGFARSGIRQHWHVYGVMRDTSPDAVTPALGYAANMITVVTAVFFALVLFIFWLGGLGERGRADAHAAAPVLAGGSNAK
- a CDS encoding c-type cytochrome, with the protein product MNLLRSKFFQAALVLVATFVLFRFGIRPPAPWSVVTLYMAIVLIAVLVYVSSDSDSWRAFLAPIRSTLVEDSKRPIRIALMVVLPLLLGYYAYTQAAARIEAPAELRAVHPAPPASIAFRGKTIDIQGLDNPLRKDAANFKTHVAEGAVIYIKNCMYCHGDNLDGAGHFAHAFNPPPANFTDPGTIAMLQEAFLFWRIAKGGPGLPRESTPWNSVMPAWEDRLTEEEIWKVIMYLYDATGYQPRRWEEGAHKHSQAEATIAFARFPGFGLWPLSRAEAQQAGDPAAGKALYEKKCALCHGDEGKGDGPAAPLLDPRPRDFTKGKYKIRTTASGRVPTDADLFRIIGEGMPGTSMPAWKVLPDKDRWNLVAYLKALGPEAFKEAPKPAELPKEVSSSKESIARGKEMFEAIECNKCHGNAGRGDGPSAPELKDDWDHKVRPANLTKAWTFRGGTTAKEIAARLVTGLMGTPMPSFIDSVEKPEDVWHLANYVKSLGPEKPDFATILPVRAVQGEIPDDPAAPFWAAEAPANFPLAGQVIVDPRNFNPSIDMLTVRAVYSDTEIAFHLTWDDPTASKPDPAGKTFADEVALQFPLRFPQGDERPYVLLGDGSNPVHLLRWTSDGGVGEANASGLGKLTPQTGEAVQAGGKVVFADGQYRLVIKRPRVTQDPNDLQFPIGRFLSVAFMAWDGGAGETGSKMAFSSWYYLRLEEPGSKKPYIIPPLVVLVTAALEWLVVRRARRGVRGG
- a CDS encoding c-type cytochrome, giving the protein MTRVPVLVKVGMFALAVMGAYSYYANSIPQIQSKPPEELSLEGGNVTPEQLVKAGEEIFKGKGTCEVCHRVGQKGTRAPDLAGIGATAAKRKPGAGAKAYLLESLLDPGAYLVEGYPNIMPKVDRAPIGLNRSELWAVVAFLESLGGTVGVKLDDIPKTAGAIPAGGGAPVAEMKLPGDPKAGQAVFMGKGACIACHKAGAVGASPVGPDLSQIAKIQTPEYIMAKILNPGGMGTVAGYPPNVMPPTLGQTLTAKEYVDLVSFLLTLKGEGGAPSAAVKK